The Streptococcus oralis Uo5 genome includes a window with the following:
- a CDS encoding Spy0128 family protein, giving the protein MSRSKALNMLSKFSALAFAILGLASVLVGIVKADNPVSKELTQVITGIDLLDASDTKQNVSSEGDFSLRTNLAYKLRVTFDLKQYNEHLNNGDYFTFDIPAPMAVYEGSQDLIDPTTKVTIGEAEVTSNGTDQGGKAKITLKNLDKYLEKTGGDKVKDVSGNFSVTFRFLKDQNKTRINFNSSSLKQEVTHIYSSKTIDGPKVGTENYAKIGGRAALENWNSPKLAEIGSVSKGDAWSTWRVRVNTEKQDLGQNIVLHDTIPNDDTSYTPAQYIPETLKVYKADITVGTSAVPDDAVLLTEGQDYTVSWNENYTSFDIIFKDGTTSYIVSYNTTTPNDGSKVGNRVALSLADGTKLAQNTSRPGALDMTAEATSLISGTIVASTAYQIKIHKTDAFTLAPVSGAVYTVTAADDASETTEVTTNEKGVALTKTYDQKWEGKTFKIKEKTAPAGYKLDEKEYTVKLGAAGSTIHLKDEPLPAVFNVTAKKVVEGRADKLPKADEFTFNLFTAENLKEPVATAKSKADGTITFENLQVKGVGTYHYIIKEDTSTAVAGVTFDTEAKEVTVAATFQNGVLTATVTSAEPTFTNTYKAAPAKIAIEAKKVLNGKELEIDEFEFELKEGDKVVATAKNTAGGLIRFSEISYSTAGVYNYTITEKVGNKLGVTYDKTEHPATVEVKDNGEGQLVATVTSETPVFVNDYKAEPAQATIKAKKVLKGKALEADAYTFELKEGSDLVATAKNTASGEVVFNVTFSAAGDYVYTITEKAGDDKTITYDQNAYEVFVTVADDGKGQLVATVEDADTERVFTNTYTAPAPTATSATLEFTKELTGRTLVDGEFQFELYKDGQKIDTKTNQGGKVTFNAINYDAEGEYTYTVKEVNAGATGITYDTEKTAVVKVTKDAATNALKAAVEYPAGSVFKNSFKAPAVEATIEATKKLEGKELAADAYTFELKEKGAVVATAKNTAEGKVDFVRSFEEAGTHTYTLVEKVGTEEGIEYDKTEHTVTVTVVADDQGLLTAKVSYANGKEVVFTNKYTVPTPTPEPNPSPNNPGTTPDPAPTPDPAPNNPGTTPDPAPTPDPTPNNPGTNPTPGTEPTDPGKKEDPKQTPPATETKGKAELPNTGEATSLLSALGFAVLALSGLVFFVKRKA; this is encoded by the coding sequence ATGTCGAGAAGCAAAGCGTTAAACATGCTTTCTAAATTTTCTGCGTTAGCTTTTGCTATTTTAGGCCTAGCATCTGTTTTGGTAGGGATTGTTAAAGCAGATAATCCGGTTTCAAAAGAGTTGACACAAGTAATTACAGGCATTGATCTGTTAGATGCTTCAGATACTAAGCAAAATGTGAGTTCAGAAGGAGATTTCTCGCTTCGTACGAATTTAGCATATAAGCTTCGCGTGACTTTTGATCTCAAACAGTATAATGAACATCTGAATAATGGAGATTATTTTACCTTTGATATACCTGCTCCTATGGCAGTTTATGAGGGGAGTCAGGATTTAATTGATCCGACAACAAAAGTTACTATTGGAGAAGCAGAAGTGACTTCAAATGGTACTGATCAAGGTGGGAAAGCAAAAATCACCTTAAAAAACTTGGATAAATATCTAGAGAAAACTGGTGGAGATAAGGTAAAGGATGTGTCAGGGAATTTTTCTGTTACTTTTAGATTCTTAAAGGATCAGAATAAAACCCGCATTAATTTTAATTCATCCTCATTGAAGCAAGAAGTGACTCACATTTATTCATCAAAAACAATCGATGGTCCCAAAGTTGGTACTGAAAATTACGCTAAAATTGGGGGGCGTGCTGCCCTTGAAAATTGGAACTCTCCAAAACTGGCTGAGATTGGTTCGGTTAGCAAGGGAGATGCATGGTCTACCTGGCGGGTACGTGTAAATACAGAGAAACAAGACTTAGGACAAAATATTGTATTACATGATACTATACCAAATGATGATACTAGTTACACTCCTGCACAGTATATTCCTGAGACTCTAAAAGTATATAAGGCAGATATCACTGTTGGGACTTCTGCTGTTCCAGATGATGCAGTATTGTTAACTGAGGGGCAAGACTATACCGTTTCGTGGAACGAAAACTATACTTCATTCGATATCATTTTTAAAGATGGAACGACCTCTTATATAGTATCTTATAACACAACAACTCCTAATGATGGAAGTAAAGTAGGAAATAGGGTTGCTCTGTCGTTGGCTGACGGGACTAAATTAGCACAGAATACAAGTCGTCCGGGAGCACTTGATATGACAGCTGAGGCGACATCTTTGATTTCTGGTACGATTGTAGCATCTACTGCATACCAAATTAAGATTCATAAGACTGATGCCTTCACTCTTGCTCCAGTTTCGGGTGCAGTATATACTGTGACAGCAGCAGATGATGCAAGTGAAACAACAGAAGTGACTACGAATGAAAAAGGAGTAGCGCTTACGAAAACTTATGATCAGAAATGGGAAGGTAAAACGTTTAAGATCAAAGAGAAGACTGCTCCAGCAGGTTATAAACTAGATGAAAAAGAGTATACAGTCAAACTCGGTGCTGCGGGTTCTACTATTCATCTTAAAGATGAACCTCTTCCAGCTGTATTCAATGTGACGGCTAAGAAAGTAGTAGAAGGACGTGCAGATAAACTTCCAAAAGCAGATGAGTTTACCTTTAACCTGTTTACTGCAGAGAACTTGAAGGAACCTGTAGCCACAGCAAAATCAAAAGCTGATGGAACGATTACCTTTGAGAATCTCCAAGTAAAAGGTGTGGGAACTTATCACTACATCATCAAAGAAGACACTTCAACAGCAGTTGCAGGCGTTACATTTGATACAGAAGCCAAGGAAGTTACTGTAGCAGCAACTTTCCAAAATGGAGTTTTAACAGCAACTGTCACATCTGCAGAACCAACCTTCACAAACACATATAAAGCAGCTCCAGCTAAAATTGCTATTGAAGCTAAAAAAGTTTTGAATGGTAAAGAGCTGGAGATAGATGAGTTTGAGTTTGAACTGAAAGAGGGTGACAAGGTTGTTGCGACAGCAAAGAATACTGCTGGCGGATTGATTCGTTTTTCTGAAATTAGCTATTCAACAGCAGGAGTATATAACTACACTATTACAGAAAAGGTTGGCAATAAACTTGGTGTAACTTATGATAAAACAGAACATCCAGCAACTGTAGAAGTGAAAGATAATGGCGAAGGTCAACTTGTCGCGACAGTTACAAGTGAAACACCAGTTTTCGTTAATGACTATAAAGCGGAACCTGCACAGGCTACAATCAAAGCTAAGAAAGTCTTGAAAGGTAAAGCGCTTGAAGCTGATGCTTACACATTTGAACTGAAAGAAGGTTCAGACCTTGTAGCTACGGCTAAGAATACTGCCTCAGGAGAAGTTGTCTTCAACGTCACTTTCTCAGCAGCAGGCGATTACGTTTACACTATTACTGAAAAAGCTGGTGACGATAAAACAATCACTTATGATCAAAATGCGTATGAAGTGTTCGTCACTGTTGCGGATGATGGTAAAGGCCAATTGGTTGCGACTGTAGAAGATGCGGATACAGAACGTGTCTTCACAAACACTTATACAGCACCAGCTCCAACAGCTACATCGGCAACACTTGAATTTACGAAAGAATTGACTGGTCGTACTTTGGTTGATGGTGAGTTCCAATTTGAATTGTACAAAGATGGACAAAAAATTGATACAAAAACAAACCAAGGTGGAAAAGTAACATTTAATGCAATCAACTATGATGCAGAAGGTGAGTATACTTATACTGTAAAAGAAGTGAATGCTGGAGCAACTGGTATTACTTATGATACAGAAAAGACTGCGGTGGTAAAAGTAACCAAAGATGCAGCAACCAACGCTTTGAAGGCAGCTGTTGAATATCCAGCAGGTAGTGTCTTCAAGAATAGCTTCAAAGCACCAGCGGTAGAAGCTACGATTGAAGCAACTAAGAAACTTGAAGGTAAAGAACTTGCGGCTGATGCTTATACTTTCGAATTGAAAGAGAAAGGCGCCGTTGTAGCTACAGCTAAGAATACTGCCGAAGGTAAAGTAGACTTTGTTCGTTCATTCGAAGAAGCAGGTACTCATACTTATACCTTGGTTGAAAAAGTTGGTACTGAAGAGGGTATTGAATACGATAAGACCGAGCATACTGTAACAGTCACTGTAGTTGCGGATGATCAAGGTCTCTTGACTGCAAAGGTTTCCTATGCCAATGGTAAAGAAGTTGTATTTACAAATAAATACACTGTTCCAACACCAACGCCAGAACCAAATCCATCTCCAAATAATCCAGGAACAACGCCAGATCCAGCACCAACACCAGACCCAGCTCCAAATAATCCAGGAACAACGCCAGATCCAGCACCAACACCAGATCCAACGCCAAATAATCCAGGAACAAATCCAACTCCAGGAACAGAACCAACTGATCCAGGAAAAAAAGAGGATCCAAAACAAACACCTCCAGCTACGGAGACTAAAGGTAAAGCTGAACTTCCAAACACAGGGGAAGCAACCTCTCTCCTTTCTGCACTTGGATTTGCAGTCTTGGCATTGAGTGGATTGGTATTCTTCGTAAAACGTAAAGCTTAG
- a CDS encoding S-ribosylhomocysteine lyase — protein MSKEVIVESFELDHTIVKAPYVRLIGEETGPKGDVISNFDIRLVQPNEDSIPTAGLHTIEHLLAKLIRTRIDGMIDCSPFGCRTGFHMIMWGRHTSAEIAAVIKDSLKEIAETTTWEDVPGTTIESCGNYKDHSLFSAKEWAKLILEQGISDDAFERHII, from the coding sequence ATGTCAAAAGAAGTTATTGTTGAAAGTTTTGAACTTGACCACACCATTGTTAAAGCACCCTATGTTCGCTTGATTGGGGAAGAAACCGGACCAAAGGGAGATGTCATCTCCAACTTTGATATTCGCTTGGTGCAACCAAATGAAGACTCTATCCCTACCGCTGGCCTTCACACTATTGAGCACCTCTTAGCCAAGCTCATCCGTACCCGCATTGACGGTATGATTGACTGTTCGCCATTTGGTTGTCGTACAGGCTTCCACATGATTATGTGGGGACGCCATACCAGTGCTGAAATTGCTGCTGTTATCAAGGATTCGCTCAAGGAAATCGCTGAAACCACTACTTGGGAAGATGTCCCTGGAACAACCATCGAATCTTGCGGAAACTACAAGGACCACAGCCTCTTTTCTGCCAAAGAATGGGCGAAACTCATCCTAGAACAAGGAATCTCAGATGATGCCTTTGAACGCCATATCATCTAA
- the dinB gene encoding DNA polymerase IV — MLIFPLINDLSRKIIHIDMDAFFAAVEIRDNPKLKGKPVIIGSDPRQTGGRGVVSTCSYEARAFGIHSAMSSKEAYERCPQAVFISGNYEKYKTVGLEIRAIFKRYTDLIEPMSIDEAYLDVTENKLGIKSAVKIARLIQQDIWQELHLTASAGVSYNKFLAKMASDYQKPHGLTVILPDQAQDFLKQMDIAKFHGVGKKTVEKLHEMGIYTGADLLDVSEVTLIDRFGRLGFDLYRKARGIHNSPVKSDRIRKSIGKEKTYGKILQVDEDIKKELTLLSEKVALNLSTQDKSGKIIILKIRYADFSTLTRRKSLPQATQDASQISQTALQLYEELAEKEKGIRLLGITVTGF; from the coding sequence ATGCTCATATTTCCATTGATAAATGATTTGTCCAGAAAAATCATCCATATCGACATGGATGCCTTTTTTGCAGCGGTGGAAATAAGAGATAATCCCAAGTTAAAGGGCAAACCTGTCATTATCGGAAGCGACCCCAGACAAACAGGTGGTCGAGGTGTCGTTTCTACCTGTAGCTATGAGGCGCGAGCTTTTGGTATTCATTCAGCCATGAGCTCTAAAGAAGCTTATGAGCGCTGTCCCCAAGCTGTCTTTATCTCAGGAAATTATGAAAAGTATAAGACTGTAGGACTTGAGATTCGAGCTATTTTTAAACGCTACACTGATTTGATTGAACCTATGAGTATTGACGAGGCTTACTTGGATGTGACAGAAAATAAACTCGGTATCAAGTCAGCCGTCAAAATTGCCCGCCTCATCCAACAGGATATCTGGCAGGAACTACACCTGACTGCTTCTGCAGGCGTTTCCTACAATAAATTTCTAGCTAAAATGGCCAGTGATTATCAGAAGCCACATGGTTTGACAGTGATTCTACCTGACCAAGCCCAAGACTTTCTCAAACAAATGGACATTGCTAAATTTCATGGTGTAGGAAAGAAGACAGTAGAAAAGCTTCATGAAATGGGCATTTATACTGGTGCAGACTTATTGGACGTCTCTGAAGTCACTTTAATCGATCGCTTTGGCAGACTCGGCTTTGACCTTTATCGAAAGGCAAGGGGCATTCATAACTCACCAGTCAAGTCCGATCGCATTCGTAAGTCCATTGGCAAGGAGAAAACCTATGGGAAGATTCTCCAGGTTGACGAAGACATCAAAAAAGAGCTGACTCTCCTCTCTGAAAAAGTAGCTCTCAATCTCAGCACACAGGACAAGTCTGGAAAAATCATTATCCTAAAAATACGATATGCTGACTTCTCCACTCTGACTAGACGAAAAAGCCTTCCACAAGCAACACAGGACGCTAGTCAGATTTCTCAAACTGCCCTTCAACTCTACGAAGAGCTAGCTGAAAAAGAAAAAGGTATCCGTTTACTAGGAATCACGGTGACAGGATTTTAA
- the pflB gene encoding formate C-acetyltransferase has translation MVVKTVVEAQDIFDKAWEGFKGVDWKEKASISRFVQANYTPYDGDESFLAGPTERSLHIKKIVEETKAHYEETRFPMDTRPTSIADIPAGFIDKENEVIFGIQNDELFKLNFMPKGGIRMAETTLKENGYEPDPAVHEIFTKYVTTVNDGIFRAYTSNIRRARHAHTVTGLPDAYSRGRIIGVYARLALYGADYLMQEKVNDWNAIKEIDEETIRLREEVNLQYQALQQVVRLGDLYGVDVRKPAMNVKEAIQWVNIAFMAVCRVINGAATSLGRVPIVLDIFAERDLARGTFTESEIQEFVDDFVMKLRTVKFARTKAYDQLYSGDPTFITTSMAGMGNDGRHRVTKMDYRFLNTLDNIGNSPEPNLTVLWTDKLPYNFRRYCMHMSHKHSSIQYEGVTTMAKDGYGEMSCISCCVSPLDPENEDQRHNIQYFGARVNVLKALLTGLNGGYDDVHKDYKVFDIDPIRDEVLEFESVKANFEKSLDWLTDTYVDALNIIHYMTDKYNYEAVQMAFLPTKQRANMGFGICGFANTVDTLSAIKYATVKPIRDENGYIYDYETIGEYPRWGEDDPRSNELAEWLIEAYTTRLRSHKLYKDAEATVSLLTITSNVAYSKQTGNSPVHKGVYLNEDGSVNLSKLEFFSPGANPSNKAKGGWLQNLNSLASLDFGYAADGISLTTQVSPRALGKTRDEQVDNLVTILDGYFENGGQHVNLNVMDLNDVYEKIMSGEDVIVRISGYCVNTKYLTPEQKTELTQRVFHEVLSMDDALS, from the coding sequence ATGGTTGTTAAGACAGTTGTTGAAGCACAAGACATTTTTGATAAAGCTTGGGAAGGCTTCAAAGGCGTAGATTGGAAAGAAAAAGCAAGTATTTCTCGCTTTGTTCAAGCTAACTACACACCTTATGATGGAGATGAAAGTTTCCTTGCTGGACCAACAGAACGTTCACTTCACATCAAAAAAATCGTAGAAGAAACAAAAGCACACTACGAAGAAACTCGTTTCCCAATGGACACTCGTCCAACATCTATTGCTGATATTCCTGCTGGATTTATCGACAAAGAAAACGAAGTGATCTTCGGTATCCAAAATGATGAACTCTTCAAATTAAACTTCATGCCAAAAGGTGGTATCCGTATGGCTGAAACTACTTTGAAAGAAAATGGATACGAACCAGATCCAGCTGTTCACGAAATCTTCACTAAATACGTAACAACAGTTAACGACGGTATTTTCCGTGCCTACACTTCAAACATTCGTCGCGCTCGTCACGCTCACACTGTAACTGGTCTTCCAGATGCCTACTCACGTGGACGTATCATCGGTGTTTACGCACGTCTTGCTCTTTACGGGGCAGACTACTTGATGCAAGAAAAAGTAAATGACTGGAATGCAATCAAAGAAATCGATGAAGAAACAATCCGTCTTCGTGAAGAAGTAAACCTTCAATACCAAGCATTGCAACAAGTTGTTCGCTTGGGTGACCTTTACGGGGTTGATGTTCGTAAACCAGCGATGAACGTCAAAGAAGCTATCCAATGGGTTAACATTGCTTTCATGGCTGTCTGCCGTGTGATTAACGGTGCTGCTACATCTCTAGGTCGTGTACCAATCGTATTGGACATCTTTGCAGAACGTGACCTTGCTCGTGGTACATTTACTGAATCAGAAATCCAAGAATTCGTTGATGATTTCGTTATGAAACTTCGTACAGTTAAATTTGCTCGTACAAAAGCTTATGACCAATTGTACTCAGGTGACCCAACCTTCATCACAACTTCTATGGCTGGTATGGGTAACGATGGTCGTCACCGTGTTACTAAGATGGACTACCGTTTCTTGAACACTCTTGACAACATCGGTAACTCACCAGAACCAAACTTGACAGTTCTTTGGACTGACAAATTACCATACAACTTCCGTCGCTACTGTATGCATATGAGCCACAAACACTCTTCTATCCAATACGAAGGTGTAACAACAATGGCTAAAGACGGATACGGAGAAATGAGCTGTATCTCATGCTGTGTGTCACCACTTGACCCAGAAAACGAAGATCAACGCCACAACATCCAGTACTTCGGTGCTCGTGTAAACGTTTTGAAAGCTCTTCTTACTGGTTTGAACGGTGGTTACGACGATGTTCACAAAGACTACAAAGTATTTGACATCGATCCTATCCGTGACGAAGTTCTTGAATTCGAATCAGTTAAAGCCAACTTTGAAAAATCTCTTGACTGGTTGACTGACACTTACGTAGATGCTTTGAACATCATCCACTACATGACTGACAAGTACAACTACGAAGCTGTTCAAATGGCCTTCTTGCCAACTAAACAACGTGCTAACATGGGATTCGGTATCTGTGGATTTGCTAACACTGTTGATACATTGTCAGCTATCAAGTACGCTACTGTTAAACCAATCCGTGATGAAAATGGCTACATCTACGATTACGAAACAATCGGTGAATACCCACGTTGGGGTGAAGATGACCCTCGTTCAAACGAATTGGCTGAATGGTTGATCGAAGCTTACACAACTCGTCTACGTAGCCATAAACTTTACAAAGACGCAGAAGCTACTGTATCACTTTTGACCATCACATCTAACGTTGCTTACTCTAAACAAACTGGTAACTCACCAGTCCACAAAGGTGTATACCTCAACGAAGATGGTTCTGTGAACTTGTCTAAACTTGAATTCTTCTCACCAGGTGCTAACCCTTCTAACAAAGCTAAAGGTGGATGGTTGCAAAACTTGAACTCACTTGCTAGCCTTGACTTTGGTTACGCAGCTGACGGTATCTCATTGACAACACAAGTTTCTCCACGTGCTCTTGGTAAGACTCGTGACGAGCAAGTTGATAACTTGGTAACAATCCTTGATGGTTACTTCGAAAACGGTGGACAACACGTTAACTTGAACGTTATGGACTTGAACGATGTTTACGAAAAGATCATGTCAGGTGAAGACGTTATCGTACGTATCTCTGGATACTGTGTAAACACTAAATACCTCACTCCAGAGCAAAAAACTGAATTGACACAACGTGTCTTCCACGAAGTTCTTTCAATGGATGATGCATTGAGCTAA
- a CDS encoding DUF1846 domain-containing protein, whose product MKKQAFSSEQYLNLQRDHILERINQFDGKLYLEFGGKMLEDFHAARVLPGYEPDNKIKLLQELKEQVEVVIAINASNIEHSKARGDLGISYDQEVLRLIDKFNELGIFVGSVVITQYAGQPAADAFRNQLDKNGIDSYLHYPIKGYPTDMDHIISPEGMGKNDYIKTSRNLIVVTAPGPGSGKLATCMSNMYHDQLNGIKSGYAKFETFPVWNLPLHHPVNLAYEAATADLDDVNMIDPFHLQTYGETTVNYNRDIEIFPVLKRMLERILGESPYASPTDMGVNMVGFAITDNEAAIEASKQEIIRRYYQTVLDFKAEKVGETAVKKIELLMNDLGITPADRKVAVAARQKAEETGGPALALELPSGDIVTGKNSELFGPTAAALINAIKKSADIAKEVKLIEPEVVKPIQGLKINHLGSRNPRLHSNEILIALAITAMENPDAARAMKELGNLKGSEAHSTIILTDEDKNVLRKLGINVTFDPYYQYDRLYRK is encoded by the coding sequence ATGAAAAAACAAGCTTTTAGTTCTGAACAATATTTGAATCTACAGCGCGACCACATTTTGGAGCGCATTAACCAATTTGACGGCAAGCTCTACTTGGAGTTTGGTGGCAAAATGTTAGAAGATTTCCACGCTGCTCGAGTCCTTCCTGGTTATGAGCCTGACAATAAAATCAAGCTCTTGCAAGAATTGAAAGAGCAAGTTGAAGTTGTGATCGCCATTAACGCTAGCAATATCGAGCATTCCAAAGCGCGTGGCGACCTAGGCATTTCTTATGACCAAGAAGTTCTTCGTTTGATTGACAAATTCAATGAGCTGGGAATTTTTGTTGGCTCAGTTGTCATCACACAATACGCAGGACAACCCGCTGCAGATGCCTTCCGCAACCAGTTAGATAAAAACGGGATTGATTCTTATCTTCATTATCCAATCAAAGGATATCCGACTGATATGGATCACATCATTTCTCCAGAAGGTATGGGGAAAAACGACTACATCAAAACCAGTCGCAACTTGATTGTCGTAACCGCTCCTGGACCTGGTTCTGGAAAATTGGCAACTTGTATGTCCAACATGTACCACGACCAACTCAATGGCATCAAGTCTGGTTACGCTAAGTTTGAAACCTTCCCAGTCTGGAACCTGCCCCTTCATCATCCGGTCAACTTAGCCTATGAGGCTGCTACAGCAGACCTTGACGATGTCAATATGATTGACCCTTTCCATCTCCAAACCTACGGAGAAACCACTGTCAATTACAACCGTGATATCGAAATTTTCCCAGTGCTCAAACGTATGTTGGAACGCATTCTCGGTGAATCTCCATACGCTTCACCAACAGACATGGGTGTCAACATGGTTGGTTTTGCTATTACTGATAATGAAGCTGCTATCGAAGCCTCTAAACAAGAAATCATTCGCCGTTACTACCAAACAGTTCTTGACTTCAAGGCTGAAAAAGTCGGAGAAACTGCTGTCAAGAAGATTGAACTTCTCATGAACGACCTCGGTATCACACCTGCAGACCGTAAGGTTGCTGTCGCAGCACGCCAAAAGGCAGAAGAAACCGGTGGGCCTGCCCTTGCTCTCGAATTACCATCTGGCGACATTGTCACTGGTAAAAACTCTGAACTCTTTGGCCCTACAGCTGCCGCCTTGATCAATGCCATCAAAAAATCAGCTGACATCGCTAAGGAAGTAAAACTCATCGAGCCTGAAGTCGTCAAACCAATTCAAGGTCTTAAAATCAATCACCTAGGTAGCCGCAATCCTCGCCTCCACTCAAATGAAATCCTGATTGCTCTTGCAATCACAGCTATGGAAAATCCTGATGCTGCGCGTGCAATGAAGGAACTGGGTAATCTAAAAGGTAGCGAAGCCCACTCTACCATCATCTTGACCGATGAAGACAAGAATGTCCTTCGCAAACTAGGCATCAACGTAACCTTTGACCCTTACTACCAATACGATCGCTTGTATCGTAAGTAA
- a CDS encoding ATP-dependent Clp protease ATP-binding subunit, translating into MNNNFNNFNNMDDLFNQLMGGMRGYSSENRRYLINGREVTPEEFAQYRATGQLPGNTESDVQMQQHASGMKQDGVLAKLGRNLTAEAREGKLDPVIGRNKEIQETSEILSRRTKNNPVLVGDAGVGKTAVVEGLAQAIVNGDVPAAIKNKEIISIDISGLEAGTQYRGSFEENVQNLVNEVKEAGNIILFFDEIHQILGAGSTGGDSGSKGLADILKPALSRGELTVIGATTQDEYRNTILKNAALARRFNEVKVNAPSAEDTFKILQGIRDLYQQHHNVILPDEVLKAAVDYSIQYIPQRSLPDKAIDLVDVTAAHLAAQHPITDVHAVEREIEAEKDKQEKAVEAEDFEAALNAKTRIAELEKKVENHTEDMKVTATVNDVAESVERMTGIPVSQMGASDIERLKDMAHRLEHKVIGQDKAVEAVARAIRRNRAGFDEGNRPIGSFLFVGPTGVGKTELAKQLALDMFGTKDAIIRLDMSEYSDRTAVSKLIGTTAGYVGYDDNSNTLTERVRRNPYSIILLDEIEKADPQVITLLLQVLDDGRLTDGQGNTVNFKNTVIIATSNAGFGYEANLTEDADKPELMDRLKPFFRPEFLNRFNAVIEFSHLNKEDLSKIVDLMLAEVNQTLAKKDINLEVSQAAKDFITEEGYDEVMGVRPLRRVVEQQIRDKVTDFHLDHLDAKHLEADMEDGVLVIREKA; encoded by the coding sequence ATGAACAACAACTTTAATAACTTTAACAACATGGATGATTTATTTAACCAATTGATGGGTGGTATGCGAGGATACAGTTCTGAAAACCGTCGCTACTTAATCAATGGACGCGAAGTGACACCTGAGGAATTTGCTCAGTATCGTGCAACTGGGCAATTACCAGGAAATACAGAATCTGATGTGCAAATGCAACAACACGCTTCAGGTATGAAACAAGACGGTGTCCTTGCCAAACTAGGTCGTAACTTGACAGCGGAAGCTCGTGAGGGCAAGTTGGATCCTGTAATCGGACGAAACAAGGAAATTCAAGAAACATCTGAAATCCTTTCACGTCGTACCAAGAACAATCCTGTTCTGGTAGGAGATGCAGGTGTTGGTAAGACAGCCGTTGTCGAAGGCTTAGCGCAAGCCATTGTGAACGGAGATGTTCCAGCTGCCATCAAGAACAAGGAAATTATTTCTATTGATATCTCAGGTCTCGAGGCTGGTACTCAATACCGTGGTAGCTTTGAAGAAAACGTTCAAAATCTAGTCAACGAAGTAAAAGAAGCAGGAAATATTATCCTCTTCTTTGATGAAATTCACCAAATTCTTGGTGCTGGTAGCACTGGTGGTGATAGTGGCTCTAAGGGGCTTGCAGATATTCTCAAACCAGCTCTCTCCCGTGGTGAATTGACTGTTATTGGTGCAACAACTCAGGATGAATACCGTAACACTATCTTGAAGAATGCAGCTCTTGCTCGTCGTTTCAACGAAGTCAAGGTCAATGCTCCTTCAGCTGAAGATACTTTCAAAATCCTTCAAGGAATTCGTGACCTCTATCAACAACACCACAATGTTATCTTGCCAGATGAAGTCTTGAAAGCAGCAGTGGATTATTCAATCCAATATATTCCTCAACGTAGCTTGCCTGATAAGGCTATTGACCTTGTCGATGTAACAGCGGCTCACTTGGCAGCTCAACATCCGATAACAGATGTTCATGCTGTTGAACGTGAAATTGAGGCAGAAAAAGACAAGCAAGAAAAAGCAGTTGAAGCAGAAGACTTCGAAGCAGCTCTCAATGCCAAAACTCGCATTGCAGAATTGGAGAAAAAAGTCGAAAACCACACAGAAGATATGAAAGTGACTGCCACTGTCAATGATGTGGCCGAGTCCGTAGAGCGTATGACTGGTATTCCAGTATCACAAATGGGAGCGTCAGACATCGAACGTTTGAAAGATATGGCTCATCGTTTGGAACACAAGGTTATCGGCCAAGACAAGGCGGTTGAAGCTGTAGCTCGTGCTATCCGTCGTAACCGTGCAGGATTTGATGAAGGCAATCGCCCAATCGGTAGCTTCCTCTTTGTAGGGCCTACTGGGGTTGGTAAGACGGAGCTTGCTAAGCAATTGGCGCTCGATATGTTTGGAACCAAGGATGCTATCATTCGTTTGGATATGTCTGAATACAGTGACCGAACAGCTGTATCTAAGCTGATCGGTACAACAGCCGGTTATGTGGGGTATGATGACAATAGCAATACCTTGACAGAACGTGTTCGTCGCAATCCTTACTCTATCATTCTATTGGATGAGATTGAAAAGGCTGATCCTCAAGTCATTACCCTTCTCCTCCAAGTCTTGGATGATGGTCGTTTGACTGATGGTCAAGGAAATACAGTGAACTTTAAGAACACGGTCATTATCGCGACATCAAATGCTGGATTTGGCTATGAAGCTAACTTGACTGAAGATGCGGATAAACCAGAGTTGATGGATCGTTTGAAACCATTCTTCCGTCCAGAGTTCCTTAACCGCTTTAATGCAGTTATCGAGTTCTCACACTTGAATAAGGAAGACCTTTCTAAGATTGTGGACTTGATGTTGGCGGAAGTCAACCAAACCCTGGCTAAGAAAGACATTAATTTGGAAGTCAGCCAAGCAGCTAAGGACTTTATCACAGAAGAAGGCTATGACGAAGTTATGGGTGTTCGTCCTCTCCGTCGCGTGGTTGAACAACAAATTCGTGATAAGGTGACAGACTTCCACTTGGATCATCTAGATGCCAAACATCTGGAAGCAGATATGGAAGATGGCGTTTTGGTCATTCGTGAAAAAGCCTAA